A window of Pullulanibacillus sp. KACC 23026 genomic DNA:
CTGCCTATTTCCCTTGCTCAGAAGCTTGCCCGTCAGTTAGCTCAGGTGCGTAAGGATGAAACGGTGCCTTACCTTCGTCCGGACGGAAAAACGCAAGTAACCGTTGAATACAATGAAGCCGGAAAACCTGAACGCATTGATACGATCGTGATCTCTACCCAGCATCATCCGGAAATCACCTTGGATCAAATCAAAGAGGATATGAAGAAATATGTGATTGAGCCCGTCGTTCCGAGTGACCTCATTGACGAAAACACCAAATACTTCATTAATCCAACCGGCCGTTTCGTGATCGGCGGTCCTCAGGGAGATGCGGGTTTAACAGGACGTAAGATTATTGTCGACACTTATGGTGGTTATGCTCGTCATGGAGGAGGAGCCTTTTCAGGGAAGGATCCGACCAAAGTAGACCGCTCGGCTGCATATGCGGCCCGTTATGTGGCTAAGAATATTGTGGCAGCAGGACTTGCAGATAAATGCGAAGTGCAGCTCGCTTATGCGATTGGTGTGGCCCGTCCTGTTTCCATTTCCGTTGATACGTTTGAGACAGGGAAAGTCTCTGAGGATGTATTAGTCGATCTTGTCTTCCGCCATTTTGACCTGCGCCCAGCAGGTATCATCAAAATGTTGGATTTGAGACGGCCTATTTATAAGCAAACGGCCGCTTATGGTCATTTCGGCCGTACGGATGTCGACCTTCCATGGGAGCGGACTGACAAAGCTGACCTCTTAAAAAAAGAAGCTTTAGGATAATTAAATAAAAACATGGGTTTACCCGAGTGAAAAACATGTTTTTTGTCTGATAAAATGAAAAGGGTGTCCTGTCTCTGTAAGAGGTAGGGCACCTTTTATCATGGCTTTGGAAATTATAAAAGAAAATCCGAACTAATCAAGAATAATATCTGAGTAAGCGGCGCTCACGAAACACCCCTTATTTGAAATAGGTTCCAAACAACACTAGAAAACAACTCCAAACGATTTTAAGTCATTGCCACATCCAATAGTGCGCTTTAGCTTTAACTCATATTCTAAAAAGAACGATCGGTTAGACAATCACTCATTTTTTGTTAAACGCTTAATTTCTAATTGCCCACAAATAAAGGGGTGAGCGGGCACTTATTCAGCTTGGGACCCACGATGAGTGATGAAATTGATTTTTCGCTTTTTCTAAAAAATGTTAAACTATAAAAGAAACGAATTTAATCACCTCTTTATGCTTTTGAACGTATAAATAAACAGAGTGCGTGCCTAACAAAAAACTTGGTCCCTGTAGATACATAAAAGGTTACATCAGAGACCTTAGACCGAGCTCAGCAATCAAAGAGGTGGACATAATATGTGGGTATGGGAAACCAAATTACAGCCAAAGGGAGTCGTTGTCATGGTTCATGGTGCAGGGGAGCACCATGGGCGTTACCATTGGCTGCGGAAAAAATGGTTAGATGAAGGGTTTCATGTTGTCATGGGGGATTTGCCCGGGCAAGGGAGATCTCCAAAAAATAGAGGACATGTTGATTCATTTGATGAATATATTGATGCAGTAAAGAGCTGGTACGAGTGTGCCGAGCAGTTCGGTTTACCGATCCTCTTATTAGGCCATAGTCTTGGCGGCCTTTCTGTTATCCGGACACTAGAAGAGACGGCCATTCACCCTGATTTGGTGATTCTTTCATCACCGTGCCTCGGACTTGTCGTTCCGCCTCCTGAGTGGGTCAAACGAGTCCTTCATCCTGTTAATCGTTTTCTGCCTACGATTAAGGTACCGATTAAGCGGTCGGGTGAAAATATTTTAGCCACTCGTAATGAGGACGTCTTAAAGCAGGATGCGAACGACCCCTTGATTGTGAAACGCATTTCTGTCAGATGGTATTTTGAGCTGGATCAAGCGATGAAGGAAGCCACTAATCGAATTCACCGCTTCCCTAATGTCCCAACGATTATATTGCAAGCAGGAGCGGACCGAATTGTTGATAAGCATGCGGTTTATCGATGGTTTAGACAACTGCCGGTAGCGAACAAACACTATAAAGAATGGAAAGACTTTTACCATGAAGTCTTTAATGAACCAGAGCGTGAGACTGTTTTTCTATTTTTAACCAGGCGGATTAAAGCTTTTATCTAATGTTGTAGAAGGTAGAGGCTTTCATCTGACCCTTATATTCGATAGGACAGGTTCAATTTTTCATAGATAAGAGGTGCTTCCATGAAGATTCCAAAACGGCCTTTGGGGTTGATGACGAAAATCTACCGTCATGTGTTGCCGAAAGTCCATCAAAAATTGAACTACTGGAAGGAGCGCGCATTAGCGATCCCGGATCAAGAATTGAGAAATCAAGCTTTGTCCAGCATTCGTGGAAAGACATTTCACTGTGAAGGCGGCGGCATTTACAGCCTCTTAGCCAAAGAAAATTTGGACGATGCGGTATCCTTTATTGTTGCCTATCAAACCATCAGCGACTATCTCGATAATTTGTGTGATCGAAGCACATCACTTGATCCGAATGATTTTCGAGCATTACATGAATCGATGCATCATGCCTTGACTCCTGGTGCTCCAGTCAGCGACTATTATCGATTCCGTAAAGAACGGGAAGACGGTGGGTATTTAGCAGAACTTGTAAAGACGTGTCAGCATCAATTAGGTAAAATTCAGGATCTGAAAGTGATCCAGCCTGCCTTGTGGGAGCTCGAAGGCTATTACAGTGACTTACAAGTACATAAACACGTTAAACAAGATGAGCGTGTGCCCCGTCTGCAAGAATGGTTTAAATATCATCAATCGAGGCTTCCTGAAATGACCTGGTATGAGTTTTCGGCTTGTTCGGGGTCAACGCTTGGAATTTTTTGTATCGTCTCTTATGGTCTGGCACAAATAAAAATGGACGAACTTGTCCATCAGTTAAAAGACGGTTATTTTCCTTGGGTACAAGGTCTGCATATTTTGCTTGATTATTTTGTGGATCAAGATGAAGATAAGCAGGGCGGCGATTTAAATTTTTGTTTTTATTATGAAGACGAAGCGACCATGATCGAACGCTTTCATCATTTTATTGAGCAGTCCGATATAAGCATTGCTAAATTGCCTGATAAGAATTTTCACCGAATGATTAATCGCGGGCTGTTGGGGATTTATCTCGCGGATCAAAAGGTAAAAGCTCAGAAAAATGTCCGCTCGCTAGCACGGAAGATCATTAGTCAAGCCGGTGGATCCGGTCTGTTCTTCTTTGTGAATGGATGGCTGTATCGGCGTCTAAAACCGGGGATATAATCTAAACTGTGTCAGCAAAATCCGTTACATGAGGGAAAGGCGATTTGTTTATTTAAATAAAGAAGAGACCAAGTCCATTAATTAATGGTTGACTTGGTCTCTTTTTTCTATGGCAATGACATAGGGAGGGTGATTCGCTTGATTCAACATGCCTATTTTTTGTGCGGTAAAGCGTTTCTGGTCAAGGGTTGCCGCCCATTGTTCCAGTTGTTCTGCTTCAAGGGCGCCTTCAGGATGACCGGGGTACAGGACAAGAATAAGCAGGCCACCAGGCTTTAATGCAGAAAGAAAGCTTATGCATGCCTCTTTCGTTGTGTCAAAGCGGGTGACGATATGCTTGTCTCCACCGGGCAGGTAACCAAGATTAAATAGGACAAGGTCGAGCGGTTCTTGTGGTAAGTGATTGAGAGCCAGATGATGGCTATCGTGAACAAGTGTAACACGTTGGCTGAGCTTTGCTTCCTCGAGACGTTTCGACGTCTGCTGAATGGCCTGCTCTTGAATGTCAAAGGCAACTACTCGGCCTGTTGGTCCAACTAGCTCTGCCAGCCATAGGGTGTCGTGCCCATTGCCAGCTGTCGCATCAACCACAAGCCCACCAGAAATCATTCGTTCAGATGCGAGTTGTTTGGCAACCTGAACCGCTGTTCTTAATGTCACTGCGCCAGCTCCTGAACCGGTTGATAATATTTTCCTTGCCAGCTGTTTCGTTTAGCAAGTTCCGCATCAATCGCATTCAGCACTTCCCATTTCTTTAAACTCCACATTGGTCCAATTAGAAGATCGGGCGGGCCGTCACCAGTCAAACGGTGAATAGTCATATCTGGCGGCAATATTTCGAGCTGATCGGCGACAAGTTTAATATAGGTCTCAAAATCAAGCAGTTCCACTAAGCCTTTTTCATATTGCTTGACCATCGCCGTCTTTTTCAATAGATGCAATAAATGAATCTTAATGCCTTGAACATCTAATTCCGCTACTTTTTTGGCTGTTTCTAGCATCATCTCAGGGGTTTCCTGAGGCAAACCGTTAATTATATGGGTGCACACATTAATGTTACGTGCTCGGAGCTTTTCCACGGCGTCCACAAAGCATTGATAATCATGAGCGCGATTGATTAAGATACCCGTTTGATCGTGTGCCGATTGAAGACCGAGCTCAACCCATAGATAAGTCCGTTCGTTCAGCTCAGCAAGATAATCCAGCACATCATCCGGCAAGCAATCAGGGCGTGTAGCAATAGATAAGCCGACAACCCCCTCCTGTTCGAGAATGACCTCGTAGCGCTCTCGCAGGACTTCTACAGGTGCATAGGTGTTAGAAAAAGCTTGGAAATAGCCGATGTATTTCCCGGTTTTCCACTTTTCATGCAGTTGATTTTTAATCGTATTGAATTGTGTCACAAGATCATCACGTCTGTCTCCGGCAAAGTCACCAGATCCTTTTTGACTGCAGAAGGTGCAACCGCCATGGGCAACCTTCCCGTCACGGTTCGGGCAATCAAAACCACCGTCTAATGGAACTTTAAAGATCTTTTCACCGAATTTATTTTTCAAAAAAGTATTCCATGAATAATAGCGCTTTTGGTCACCAAAGTGTTTTGGAATCGTCATAAGCCTCAGCCTTTCGTTCTTAAACATCTATCACAGATTTTGTCGTTTTTCTTTCGATTAGATGATAACCTTGCCAGTTGTTCAGATGCGATTAATTCCCAATTAAAAAACCTCTAATGTGAGAGGTTTAAGGGCAGATCTGTTCCCATTGTAGCACGGTTAGAAATGATAAGAAAGGAAGAGCCATCAGGTAAGTTTTAGTGGGAGGGCGGTTCATATTTAAAATTCTGACTATCGGAAATGGAATTGTCACGGAAAATAATAAAGGTTACACTGATTTTGGTTTAAGCGGGAACTACCTTAAGGGAAGGTGCTGCTTTGAGCAGATTCTGCTTTAAGGAAGTGGAATGGAGTGACGACATGCCTAGAAATAATTGGTTATTAATCATTGGGATGGCTGTGAATATTACGGGTTCGTCCATTATTTGGCCGTTAAATACGATTTTTATTCATGACCATTTGGGAGCCAGTTTAACATTTTCAGGATTTTTATTAATGCTCTATAATGCAGCAGGTATATTGGGGAATCTTGTCGGCGGCTCTCTTTATGACCGGCTTGGCGGATATAAAGTGGTGCTGGTTGGCGCTGCGATATCGTGTTTAGCGACATTTCTATTGACCGCCTTTCACAGCTTGTATCCATACGCGATCTTGTTAATCATCATCGGATTTGGCTCCAGTCTGATGTTTCCTGCTATGTACGCTATGGCTGGAGCGAACTGGCCGGAAGGGGGACGCCGCGCCTATAATTCCTTATACGTGGCTCAAAACCTCGGTGTAGCGATTGGCGCATCATTAGGCGGCTTTCTCGCCGCGATTTCCTTTACATTGAGCTTTTTTGTCAATGCTGTGCTCTATCTTCTATTTTTGGCCTTAGTTTTTGTCTGCTATCGCGGCATGGATCGTCACTCAAAGGAAAAGGACGTCCATATTTCGAATGTGTTTGATCAAAAGAAGCAAAGAATTAAGCAAAAAGCCCCTTTTTATGCTTTGATGTGGGTCAGCGTTGCCTTTTTCTTAAGCTGGATTGCCTATGTTCAGTGGCAGTCAACAATAGCTTCTTATACACAGCAGCTTGGCTTGTCGTTAAACCGCTACAGTTTGTTGTGGACCTTAAATGGATTGATTATTGTGATTGGCCAGCCACTCCTTAAGCAAGTAACCAAGCGAATTCATTCACTCAAAATACAGATGGCGATCGGAATTTGTTTATTTGTCTCCTCCTACCTTATATTATTGAGAGTCCAACATTTCCAAGGCTTTGCCATTGCGATGATGGTCTTAACATTGGGAGAAATGTTTGTCTGGCCAGCCGTTCCAACGATTGCCAATGAGCTTGCTCCGAAAAGCAGAATCGGTTTTTACCAAGGGTTCGTCAATAGTACGGCCACCGCCGGACGCATGGTGGGTCCGCTCGTTGGCGGCTTGATTGTTGACCAGGCCTCGATTCATCTCTTATTTCTAGCTCTTATTTTGCTTTATATTGTCGCAGGCCTGATTGCTTATTTTTACGATTTTCCTCTCTATCTTGAAAAGAAGAGGGCAAAATCGGAAACAAAAGCCTTTAATCTTAGAAATACTTGACAAAA
This region includes:
- the metK gene encoding methionine adenosyltransferase; translation: MSKTYSRRLFTSESVTEGHPDKICDQISDSILDAILQNDPNARVACETAVNTGLVLVTGEITTSTYVDIPSIVRETVRGIGYNRAKYGFDAETCAVLTSIDEQSPDIAQGVNQALEAREGQMSDDEIEAIGAGDQGLMFGFAVNETPELMPLPISLAQKLARQLAQVRKDETVPYLRPDGKTQVTVEYNEAGKPERIDTIVISTQHHPEITLDQIKEDMKKYVIEPVVPSDLIDENTKYFINPTGRFVIGGPQGDAGLTGRKIIVDTYGGYARHGGGAFSGKDPTKVDRSAAYAARYVAKNIVAAGLADKCEVQLAYAIGVARPVSISVDTFETGKVSEDVLVDLVFRHFDLRPAGIIKMLDLRRPIYKQTAAYGHFGRTDVDLPWERTDKADLLKKEALG
- a CDS encoding tetraprenyl-beta-curcumene synthase family protein, whose amino-acid sequence is MKIPKRPLGLMTKIYRHVLPKVHQKLNYWKERALAIPDQELRNQALSSIRGKTFHCEGGGIYSLLAKENLDDAVSFIVAYQTISDYLDNLCDRSTSLDPNDFRALHESMHHALTPGAPVSDYYRFRKEREDGGYLAELVKTCQHQLGKIQDLKVIQPALWELEGYYSDLQVHKHVKQDERVPRLQEWFKYHQSRLPEMTWYEFSACSGSTLGIFCIVSYGLAQIKMDELVHQLKDGYFPWVQGLHILLDYFVDQDEDKQGGDLNFCFYYEDEATMIERFHHFIEQSDISIAKLPDKNFHRMINRGLLGIYLADQKVKAQKNVRSLARKIISQAGGSGLFFFVNGWLYRRLKPGI
- a CDS encoding MFS transporter, whose protein sequence is MPRNNWLLIIGMAVNITGSSIIWPLNTIFIHDHLGASLTFSGFLLMLYNAAGILGNLVGGSLYDRLGGYKVVLVGAAISCLATFLLTAFHSLYPYAILLIIIGFGSSLMFPAMYAMAGANWPEGGRRAYNSLYVAQNLGVAIGASLGGFLAAISFTLSFFVNAVLYLLFLALVFVCYRGMDRHSKEKDVHISNVFDQKKQRIKQKAPFYALMWVSVAFFLSWIAYVQWQSTIASYTQQLGLSLNRYSLLWTLNGLIIVIGQPLLKQVTKRIHSLKIQMAIGICLFVSSYLILLRVQHFQGFAIAMMVLTLGEMFVWPAVPTIANELAPKSRIGFYQGFVNSTATAGRMVGPLVGGLIVDQASIHLLFLALILLYIVAGLIAYFYDFPLYLEKKRAKSETKAFNLRNT
- a CDS encoding alpha/beta hydrolase; its protein translation is MWVWETKLQPKGVVVMVHGAGEHHGRYHWLRKKWLDEGFHVVMGDLPGQGRSPKNRGHVDSFDEYIDAVKSWYECAEQFGLPILLLGHSLGGLSVIRTLEETAIHPDLVILSSPCLGLVVPPPEWVKRVLHPVNRFLPTIKVPIKRSGENILATRNEDVLKQDANDPLIVKRISVRWYFELDQAMKEATNRIHRFPNVPTIILQAGADRIVDKHAVYRWFRQLPVANKHYKEWKDFYHEVFNEPERETVFLFLTRRIKAFI
- a CDS encoding TIGR01212 family radical SAM protein (This family includes YhcC from E. coli K-12, an uncharacterized radical SAM protein.) codes for the protein MTIPKHFGDQKRYYSWNTFLKNKFGEKIFKVPLDGGFDCPNRDGKVAHGGCTFCSQKGSGDFAGDRRDDLVTQFNTIKNQLHEKWKTGKYIGYFQAFSNTYAPVEVLRERYEVILEQEGVVGLSIATRPDCLPDDVLDYLAELNERTYLWVELGLQSAHDQTGILINRAHDYQCFVDAVEKLRARNINVCTHIINGLPQETPEMMLETAKKVAELDVQGIKIHLLHLLKKTAMVKQYEKGLVELLDFETYIKLVADQLEILPPDMTIHRLTGDGPPDLLIGPMWSLKKWEVLNAIDAELAKRNSWQGKYYQPVQELAQ
- a CDS encoding class I SAM-dependent methyltransferase, producing MTLRTAVQVAKQLASERMISGGLVVDATAGNGHDTLWLAELVGPTGRVVAFDIQEQAIQQTSKRLEEAKLSQRVTLVHDSHHLALNHLPQEPLDLVLFNLGYLPGGDKHIVTRFDTTKEACISFLSALKPGGLLILVLYPGHPEGALEAEQLEQWAATLDQKRFTAQKIGMLNQANHPPYVIAIEKRDQVNH